A single region of the Anopheles funestus chromosome X, idAnoFuneDA-416_04, whole genome shotgun sequence genome encodes:
- the LOC125769763 gene encoding acetylcholine receptor subunit beta-like 1, with protein sequence MRPRVVILSVLLALQQYLGTGSCSEDEERLVRDLFRGYNKLIRPVQNMTQKVDVRFGLAFVQLINVNEKNQIMKSNVWLRLVWSDYQLQWDEADYGGIGVLRLPPDKVWKPDIVLFNNADGNYEVRYKSNVLIYPNGEVLWVPPAIYQSSCTIDVTYFPFDQQTCIMKFGSWTFNGDQVSLALYNNKNFVDLSDYWKSGTWDIIEVPAYLNVYEGNPTETDITFYIIIRRKTLFYTVNLILPTVLISFLCVLVFYLPAEAGEKVTLGISILLSLVVFLLLVSKILPPTSLVLPLIAKYLLFTFIMNTVSILVTVIIINWNFRGPRTHRMPMWIRSVFLHYLPAMLLMKRPRKTRLRWMMEMPGMSVPPQPHTHPSYGSPAEIPKHISALGAKQSKMEVMELSDLHHPNCKMNRKLNSGDLGIGADSCRRESESSDSILLSPEASKATEAVEFIAEHLRNEDLYIQTREDWKYVAMVIDRLQLYIFFIVTTAGTVGILMDAPHIFEYVDQDRIIEIYRGK encoded by the exons ATGCGTCCGAGGGTGGTGATCCTGTCGGTTCTGTTGGCCCTACAACAGTACCTCGGAACGG ggtcATGTTCGGAGGATGAGGAACGGCTGGTGCGGGACCTGTTCCGTGGCTACAACAAGCTTATACGTCCGGTACAAAATATGACACAGAAGGTGGATGTACGGTTTGGGCTCGCCTTCGTACAACTGATCAACGTG AACGAGAAGAATCAAATTATGAAATCGAACGTGTGGCTACGATTGGTGTGGAGCGACTACCAGCTACAGTGGGACGAAGCTGATTACGGTGGCATCGGTGTATTGCGGTTACCTCCGGACAAAGTGTGGAAGCCGGATATCGTGCTGTTCAATAA TGCCGACGGTAACTACGAGGTGCGCTACAAATCAAACGTACTGATCTACCCGAACGGTGAAGTACTATGGGTACCACCCGCCATCTATCAAAGCTCGTGCACGATCGACGTCACCTACTTCCCATTCGATCAGCAAACCTGCATCATGAAGTTTGGGTCGTGGACGTTCAACGGGGATCAGGTATCGCTCGCcctgtacaacaacaaaaacttcgTCGATCTGTCCGACTACTGGAAGTCGGGCACGTGGGACATCATCGAAGTGCCCGCCTACCTCAACGTGTACGAGGGCAACCCAACGGAGACGGACATCACTTTCTACATCATCATACGGCGCAAAACACTCTTCTACACGGTCAACTTGATCCTGCCGACGGTGCTAATTTCGTTCCTGTGCGTGCTAGTCTTCTATCTACCGGCCGAAGCCGGCGAGAAGGTAACGCTTGGTATCAGCATTCTTCTGTCACTGGTTGTGTTTCTGTTGCTGGTGTCGAAGATTTTACCACCGACCTCACTGGTGCTGCCACTCATCGCCAAGTATCTGCTGTTCACCTTCATCATGAACACGGTCTCGATCCTGGTGACGGTGATCATCATCAACTGGAACTTCCGTGGGCCCCGCACGCACCGGATGCCGATGTGGATACGGTCCGTCTTTCTGCACTATCTGCCGGCAATGCTACTGATGAAGCGTCCGCGCAAGACGCGCCTTCGCTGGATGATGGAGATGCCCGGTATGAGTGTGCCGCCCCAACCCCACACACATCCCTCGTACGGCTCGCCGGCCGAGATACCGAAGCACATCAGTGCGCTCGGTGCGAAACAGTCGAAGATGGAGGTGATGGAACTGTCGGATCTGCACCATCCGAACTGTAAGATGAACCGGAAGCTAAACAGTGGCGATCTTGGCATTGGCGCGGACAGTTGCCGCCGGGAAAGCGAAAGTTCCGACTCGATATTGCTCTCACCGGAAGCGAGCAAGGCAACGGAAGCGGTCGAATTCATTGCCGAGCATCTACGCAACGAAGATCTTTACATACAG ACACGAGAGGACTGGAAGTACGTCGCGATGgtgatcgatcgattgcaACTGTACATCTTCTTCATCGTCACCACAGCCGGAACGGTGGGCATACTGATGGATGCACCGCACATCTTCGAGTACGTCGATCAGGATCGCATCATCGAGATCTACCGTGGCAAGTAA